A region of bacterium DNA encodes the following proteins:
- a CDS encoding ABC transporter ATP-binding protein: MSDDLREPTSSPESGTPLVEIRDLARSFETASGRVDVLTGLDLEIAEGDRIAIVGQSGVGKSTFLHILGTLDHPTAGVVRFRGEDVFARSREELSALRGRFLGFVFQFHHLLPEFSAVENVMMPGLIQGLAPDEMRGRAEAMLEDVGLAHRIEHAVGKLSGGERQRVAVARALVLDPPLVLADEPTGNLDPATGDQVAELLFEMNRTRGTTLVVVTHSKRMADQLGRVLVLNEGRLHEGDAGSAVV; encoded by the coding sequence ATGAGTGACGATCTGCGTGAACCCACGAGCTCCCCGGAGAGCGGGACGCCGCTCGTCGAGATCCGCGACCTCGCGCGCTCCTTCGAGACCGCGAGCGGCCGCGTCGACGTGTTGACGGGACTCGACCTCGAAATCGCCGAAGGCGACCGGATCGCGATCGTCGGCCAGAGCGGCGTCGGCAAGTCGACCTTCCTCCATATCCTGGGGACCCTCGATCACCCGACTGCGGGCGTCGTGCGTTTTCGAGGCGAGGACGTCTTCGCCCGGTCACGGGAAGAGCTCTCGGCGCTTCGCGGAAGATTTCTCGGCTTCGTCTTCCAGTTCCATCATCTGCTTCCCGAGTTCAGCGCCGTCGAGAACGTGATGATGCCCGGGTTGATCCAGGGGCTCGCGCCCGACGAGATGCGCGGGCGCGCGGAGGCGATGCTCGAGGACGTCGGGCTGGCCCATCGAATCGAGCACGCGGTCGGGAAGCTCTCGGGTGGCGAACGCCAGCGGGTCGCCGTCGCGCGGGCCCTCGTCCTCGACCCGCCGCTGGTCCTGGCGGACGAGCCGACGGGCAACCTCGACCCGGCGACCGGCGATCAGGTCGCCGAGCTGCTCTTCGAGATGAATCGCACGCGCGGCACGACCCTCGTCGTCGTGACCCACAGCAAGCGCATGGCCGATCAGCTGGGCCGCGTCCTCGTCCTGAACGAGGGCCGCCTCCACGAAGGCGACGCCGGGAGCGCCGTCGTCTGA
- the ybeY gene encoding rRNA maturation RNase YbeY, translating to MSVKISGPPDAIRGSRVDVARLHRAANEILRGIGQSKAELSVALVDDESIAELNEQYRAKPRPTDVLSFSLVEGDFADHRGGMLGDVVISVETAAAQAAERHRGLDETVARLLVHGVLHLIGHDHEDDVEAREMQAEERRLLRALPR from the coding sequence ATGAGCGTGAAGATTTCCGGACCGCCCGACGCGATCCGGGGATCCCGCGTCGACGTGGCCCGTCTGCACCGCGCCGCGAACGAGATCCTGCGCGGGATCGGTCAGTCGAAGGCGGAGCTGTCCGTCGCGCTCGTCGACGATGAATCGATCGCCGAGCTGAACGAGCAGTATCGCGCGAAGCCGCGCCCGACCGACGTGCTCTCGTTCTCTCTCGTCGAGGGCGACTTTGCGGACCACCGCGGCGGCATGCTCGGGGACGTCGTGATCTCCGTGGAGACCGCGGCGGCCCAGGCGGCGGAGCGCCATCGCGGCCTCGACGAGACGGTGGCGCGCCTGCTCGTCCACGGTGTCCTCCACCTGATCGGCCACGACCACGAGGACGACGTCGAAGCGCGGGAGATGCAGGCCGAGGAGCGGAGGCTCCTGAGGGCGCTCCCGCGATGA
- the lnt gene encoding apolipoprotein N-acyltransferase produces MTSETADSDAPAADRRALALYGLLTFLAFPHELPFASALGTPAFDFGLLATWLAPAALAVGLKGLSPRRAFRVALVTSFLAHAVFFYWFMVVVVIYAGMPFFLGVLAPLVPALYVAPFTALFAWGFTRFPREGVLGVVFGAALWVAVDWARGHFLGGFPWATLGYGLHLDVPLLGWTRLGGVYVLSFLAAAVGLAVAAWWVDRSPARRRELLAVVVVVAVLHPVGWGLGGDGDVPTETVRVAAVQGNVDQGQKWDGARREEILSRYLAMSRQAGPDADWIVWPETAVPGLIEQDAILRGRIAELARDSGASLVVGGMGVDVDWEARRFSAFYDSAFLFDPDGALEDRYDKTHLVPFGEYVPLRDLLGRFFQALATGLSSSDVTAGARPRNLGLVWPGSPERRRLVGVPICYELIFPDLVRRMGGEGAGALLAITNDAWYGRTGAPHQFLAMTAMRAAENGLPIVRAANTGVSALIDARGRVTQQSGLFERAIVEGRIEIPKEREPTFYARHGDVFAAGCTILWLAGVGWALLRQKRSTAAH; encoded by the coding sequence ATGACCTCCGAGACCGCGGATTCCGACGCGCCGGCCGCCGATCGCCGGGCGCTGGCGCTCTACGGACTGCTGACCTTCCTGGCGTTCCCGCACGAGCTCCCCTTCGCCTCCGCGCTCGGCACGCCCGCCTTCGACTTCGGGTTGCTGGCGACCTGGCTGGCGCCCGCCGCCCTCGCGGTCGGCCTGAAGGGCTTGTCGCCGCGCCGCGCCTTCCGCGTCGCGCTCGTCACGAGCTTCCTCGCTCACGCCGTCTTCTTCTACTGGTTCATGGTCGTGGTCGTGATCTACGCCGGCATGCCCTTCTTCCTGGGCGTGCTCGCGCCGCTCGTGCCGGCGCTCTACGTCGCACCGTTCACGGCGCTCTTCGCGTGGGGCTTCACGCGCTTCCCGCGCGAGGGGGTGCTGGGGGTCGTCTTCGGTGCGGCGCTCTGGGTCGCCGTCGACTGGGCGCGCGGACACTTCCTGGGTGGCTTCCCCTGGGCCACGCTCGGGTACGGCCTCCATCTCGACGTGCCGCTCCTCGGCTGGACGCGGCTCGGCGGCGTCTACGTCCTCTCGTTCCTGGCGGCTGCGGTCGGCCTCGCGGTCGCCGCCTGGTGGGTGGATCGCAGCCCCGCCCGTCGGCGCGAGCTCCTCGCGGTCGTGGTCGTGGTGGCGGTCCTGCATCCGGTCGGTTGGGGGCTCGGGGGGGACGGCGACGTGCCGACCGAGACGGTTCGGGTGGCTGCGGTCCAGGGCAACGTCGATCAGGGCCAGAAGTGGGACGGCGCGCGGCGAGAGGAGATTCTGTCCCGCTATCTCGCGATGAGCCGGCAGGCGGGGCCGGACGCCGACTGGATCGTCTGGCCGGAGACGGCGGTGCCGGGGCTGATCGAGCAGGACGCGATCCTGCGCGGACGGATCGCCGAGCTCGCCCGCGACTCCGGCGCGAGTCTCGTCGTCGGCGGGATGGGCGTCGACGTCGACTGGGAGGCACGCCGGTTCTCGGCCTTCTACGACAGCGCCTTCCTCTTCGATCCCGACGGCGCGCTCGAGGACCGCTACGACAAGACCCATCTGGTCCCGTTCGGCGAGTACGTTCCATTGCGCGATCTGCTCGGTCGCTTCTTCCAGGCCCTGGCGACCGGTCTGTCCTCCAGCGACGTGACCGCAGGCGCTCGCCCGAGGAACCTCGGTCTGGTCTGGCCCGGATCGCCGGAGCGCCGGCGCCTCGTCGGCGTGCCGATCTGCTACGAGCTGATCTTTCCCGACCTGGTGCGCCGGATGGGCGGGGAGGGGGCGGGGGCGCTCCTCGCGATCACCAACGATGCCTGGTACGGTCGCACCGGAGCCCCCCATCAATTCCTTGCGATGACGGCGATGCGCGCGGCGGAGAACGGTCTGCCGATCGTGCGGGCCGCGAATACCGGCGTGTCGGCGCTGATCGATGCGCGGGGGCGAGTGACCCAGCAGAGCGGGCTCTTCGAACGGGCGATCGTCGAGGGCCGGATCGAGATTCCGAAGGAACGCGAGCCGACCTTCTATGCCCGACACGGCGACGTGTTCGCCGCGGGCTGCACGATCCTGTGGCTCGCGGGGGTCGGTTGGGCGCTCCTTCGCCAGAAAAGAAGTACCGCGGCGCACTGA
- a CDS encoding PhoH family protein yields MAVALYGDGEQTLRLIERSIGVGVHARGNELSVEGQPDRVALAVRVLQELYGQIERGQAVRNADVRHVIRMLSDAPDVQLDDVYENILQRGSRRVIRAKNLAQRRYVDSIRKHDVAIAVGPAGTGKTYLAMAMAVAALHRKEISRIILTRPAVEAGERLGFLPGDLAEKVDPYMRPLYDALRDMMDMEKAQRLIERGTIEVAPLAFMRGRTLNDSFVILDEAQNTTGEQMKMFLTRLGENSKAVITGDVTQIDLPAGTESGLVEATRVLQSVRGIGFIRFEPQDVVRHPLVQSIIQAYDRARGSQSRRGRRDEVPRDADESVEATDGEVDSSA; encoded by the coding sequence ATGGCGGTCGCGCTCTACGGCGACGGCGAGCAGACCCTCCGCCTGATCGAGCGCTCGATCGGCGTCGGTGTCCACGCGCGGGGCAACGAGCTCAGCGTCGAGGGCCAGCCCGACCGGGTCGCCCTCGCGGTGCGCGTTCTCCAGGAGCTCTACGGACAGATCGAGCGCGGCCAGGCCGTGCGAAACGCGGACGTGCGCCACGTGATCCGGATGCTTTCCGATGCGCCGGACGTCCAGCTCGACGACGTCTACGAGAACATCCTCCAGCGCGGTTCCCGCCGCGTGATCCGCGCGAAGAATCTCGCCCAGCGGCGCTACGTCGACTCGATCCGGAAGCACGACGTCGCGATCGCCGTCGGACCGGCGGGCACGGGGAAGACCTACCTCGCGATGGCGATGGCCGTCGCCGCGCTCCACCGCAAGGAGATCTCGCGGATCATCCTGACCCGACCCGCGGTCGAGGCCGGAGAGCGGCTGGGCTTCCTGCCCGGTGACCTCGCCGAGAAGGTCGACCCGTACATGCGTCCGCTCTACGACGCGCTCCGGGACATGATGGACATGGAGAAGGCGCAGCGCCTGATCGAGCGGGGGACGATCGAGGTCGCTCCGCTCGCTTTCATGCGCGGACGGACGCTCAACGACTCCTTCGTGATCCTCGACGAGGCCCAGAACACGACCGGCGAGCAGATGAAGATGTTCCTCACGCGGCTGGGCGAGAACTCGAAGGCGGTGATCACCGGCGACGTGACGCAGATCGACCTGCCCGCCGGAACCGAGAGCGGTCTGGTCGAGGCGACCCGCGTGCTCCAGTCCGTGCGCGGGATCGGCTTCATCCGCTTCGAACCGCAGGACGTCGTGCGTCACCCGCTGGTGCAGTCGATCATCCAGGCCTACGACCGCGCGCGCGGTTCGCAGTCGCGCCGCGGGCGGCGCGACGAGGTGCCCCGGGATGCGGACGAGTCGGTCGAAGCGACCGACGGCGAGGTGGATTCGTCGGCATGA
- the bamA gene encoding outer membrane protein assembly factor BamA, with product MPATRGGSAGLVPRSTTARLTLLLVAWIALASGAIVSFAPGRALAQEGPVEYGAIVFPGEETTRAGKQIAVLPFRLNSQGALGFLTDSLDELLAQRIEAGGEVGAVATRNLEGPDARALGGDDRSDATLRRRAAALGLDGLVTGSVTELAGRFSVDVRVVPVDASAGATSHVLTAASDRELLDRLGELADQIAGTIRGGLPERVVEVRFEGAGPIEEPLRALLTVRAGARFDAAAVEADRRTLSGDPRVANVVARSLQQEEGVTVLFQIVRADQILAGGSARSSGTPVAEIVIRGNRRVEEDAIRARLRTTVGEPADAAEIARDVRAIFAQGFFRNVRVFREEGPNGLRVIYDVEESPVIREITISGNDNIDGEDIKEALTLTTGVPLDYPLLRENKERVAAVYRTEGYYLAEVSYEIEEITDGSVAINFDVEEGEELKLREVIFVGNDAFPDDELMKGFTTKLWNPFYSWATSWYDRTGKYAEPVFVRDLRLVEQKYTDNGYVQARVEGPDVEANEEGLFVTVTITEGPQFKVGELSVQGDDTIDLDVLREKIRLEEGEIFSRSDLTSDVEILESHYTDRGFFFANVNPLTQTNQEELTVDVAFTVEKGPLYFVRNVDVRGNTRTIDSVIRREIRLVEGQLYSARALQVSSTRIRQLGFFEDVAFEPNTTDDPSQLDLDVNVVERPTGAFSFGAGFSSADNFIFTASLSQSNLFGRGYGANISADIGGNSSRYFVSLSDPYFLGSSFSFSATAFLTEVRFDDFEQDRQGVDLGVGHALTVDNRARIFLNYSFAEQRVRQNTNLNSLASPVLRQVLQGRQSTSRLGVSTVVDTRNDRFAATSGYIVSTSMDYAGLGGFSNFVTLEARAGYYFGAPDWLFDRSTFVIATRMGHAFPFNDVSDFDLGVEGATVCEDPSNCTNAGNLENLDDDVELPLTERYFLGGLGRQQLRGYEGRSLGPRRARLQSTSLATGRVFHPVGTVLRSNPATGQLIAVCDDTNRASPVNFGNRNGRCNSTSDKDYDDFDDINEAQVIGGSAFISNSFEYRFPISEEIGLLGIGFLDGGNAFREGELLFDATEWRYGYGGGVLWFSPFGPLQLVLGFPIDPRSDESSPIFEFSVGGLGI from the coding sequence GTGCCGGCGACCAGGGGGGGAAGCGCAGGACTCGTGCCGCGGTCGACGACCGCGCGCCTGACCCTGCTGCTCGTCGCGTGGATCGCGCTGGCGTCGGGTGCGATCGTTTCGTTCGCGCCGGGCCGAGCGCTCGCGCAGGAAGGACCCGTCGAGTACGGCGCGATCGTCTTTCCCGGCGAGGAGACGACCCGGGCCGGCAAGCAGATCGCCGTATTGCCCTTCCGCCTCAACAGCCAGGGCGCACTCGGATTTCTCACCGATTCCCTCGACGAGCTGCTCGCCCAGCGCATCGAGGCGGGCGGCGAGGTCGGGGCCGTCGCGACGCGCAACCTCGAGGGGCCGGACGCGCGTGCGCTCGGCGGGGACGACCGCTCGGATGCGACGCTGCGCCGACGCGCCGCGGCCCTCGGCCTCGACGGGCTCGTCACCGGCTCCGTCACGGAGCTGGCTGGGCGCTTCAGTGTCGACGTGCGGGTCGTGCCGGTCGATGCATCCGCGGGCGCGACCTCCCACGTCCTGACCGCGGCGAGCGATCGTGAGCTGCTCGACCGTCTGGGCGAGCTCGCGGATCAGATCGCCGGAACGATTCGAGGTGGGCTCCCCGAACGCGTCGTCGAGGTGCGCTTCGAAGGGGCCGGGCCGATCGAGGAGCCACTGCGTGCCCTGCTGACCGTTCGCGCCGGCGCGCGGTTCGACGCGGCCGCCGTCGAAGCAGATCGCCGGACCCTCTCCGGGGACCCGCGGGTCGCCAACGTCGTCGCGCGCTCCCTGCAGCAGGAAGAGGGCGTGACCGTGCTCTTCCAGATCGTTCGCGCCGATCAGATCCTGGCGGGAGGCTCGGCGCGCAGTTCGGGGACGCCGGTCGCGGAGATCGTGATCCGGGGCAATCGACGGGTCGAGGAGGACGCGATCCGCGCTCGTCTCCGGACGACGGTCGGTGAACCCGCCGACGCCGCCGAGATCGCGCGCGACGTCCGAGCCATCTTCGCGCAGGGCTTCTTCCGCAACGTGCGCGTCTTCCGAGAGGAGGGGCCGAACGGTCTGCGCGTGATCTACGACGTCGAGGAGAGCCCGGTGATCCGCGAGATCACGATCTCCGGCAACGACAACATCGACGGCGAAGACATCAAGGAGGCGCTCACCCTGACGACCGGTGTGCCTCTGGACTATCCCCTGCTGCGCGAGAACAAGGAGCGGGTCGCGGCCGTCTACCGGACCGAGGGGTACTACCTGGCGGAGGTCTCCTACGAGATCGAGGAGATCACCGATGGCTCCGTCGCCATCAACTTCGACGTGGAAGAAGGGGAGGAGCTGAAGCTTCGTGAAGTCATCTTCGTCGGGAACGATGCCTTCCCCGACGACGAGCTGATGAAGGGCTTCACGACCAAGCTCTGGAATCCCTTCTACTCCTGGGCGACGAGCTGGTATGACCGGACCGGGAAGTACGCCGAGCCCGTCTTCGTGCGCGACCTCCGCCTCGTGGAGCAGAAGTACACCGACAACGGCTACGTCCAGGCGCGCGTCGAAGGGCCGGACGTCGAGGCGAACGAGGAGGGTCTCTTCGTCACGGTCACGATCACCGAAGGCCCGCAGTTCAAGGTCGGAGAGCTCTCCGTCCAGGGCGACGACACGATCGACCTCGACGTCCTGCGCGAGAAGATCCGGCTCGAAGAGGGCGAGATCTTCAGCCGCTCGGACCTGACCTCGGACGTCGAGATCCTCGAGTCCCACTACACGGATCGCGGCTTCTTCTTCGCGAACGTGAATCCGCTGACCCAGACGAACCAGGAAGAGCTGACCGTCGACGTCGCCTTCACCGTCGAGAAGGGCCCCCTCTATTTCGTGCGCAACGTCGACGTGCGCGGGAATACGCGGACGATCGACTCGGTGATCCGCCGCGAGATCCGGCTGGTCGAGGGGCAGCTCTACTCCGCGCGCGCGCTCCAGGTGAGCAGTACGCGTATCCGGCAGCTGGGCTTCTTCGAGGACGTCGCGTTCGAACCGAACACGACGGACGATCCGTCCCAGCTGGACCTGGACGTGAACGTGGTCGAGCGGCCGACCGGCGCGTTCAGCTTCGGCGCCGGCTTCTCGAGCGCGGACAACTTCATCTTCACCGCGTCGCTCTCGCAGTCGAATCTCTTCGGTCGTGGCTACGGTGCGAACATCTCTGCGGACATCGGCGGCAATTCGAGCCGCTACTTCGTCTCGCTCTCCGATCCCTACTTCCTCGGCTCGAGCTTCAGCTTCAGCGCCACCGCGTTCCTGACCGAGGTCCGCTTCGACGACTTCGAGCAGGATCGTCAGGGCGTCGACCTCGGCGTGGGGCATGCGCTGACCGTCGACAACCGCGCGCGCATCTTCCTCAACTACAGCTTCGCCGAACAGCGCGTGCGCCAGAACACGAACTTGAACTCCCTCGCTTCCCCGGTCCTGCGCCAGGTGCTCCAGGGAAGGCAGAGCACGAGCCGGCTCGGCGTCTCCACGGTGGTCGATACGCGGAACGACCGCTTCGCCGCGACCAGCGGCTACATCGTGAGCACCAGCATGGACTACGCCGGGCTCGGCGGGTTCAGCAACTTCGTCACGCTCGAAGCCCGCGCGGGCTACTACTTCGGCGCGCCGGATTGGCTCTTCGACCGGTCGACCTTCGTGATCGCCACGCGAATGGGGCACGCGTTCCCGTTCAACGACGTCAGCGACTTCGACCTCGGTGTCGAGGGCGCCACCGTGTGCGAAGACCCCAGCAACTGCACGAACGCAGGCAACCTCGAAAACCTCGACGATGACGTCGAGCTCCCGCTCACGGAACGCTACTTCCTCGGCGGTCTCGGGCGTCAACAGCTGCGTGGCTACGAGGGGCGTTCGCTCGGTCCGCGCCGCGCGCGTCTGCAGTCGACCTCGCTCGCCACCGGTCGCGTCTTCCACCCGGTCGGCACGGTGCTGCGCAGCAATCCCGCGACGGGACAGCTGATCGCGGTGTGCGACGACACGAATCGCGCGTCGCCGGTCAACTTCGGGAACCGGAACGGCCGCTGCAATTCGACGAGCGACAAGGACTACGACGACTTCGACGACATCAACGAAGCGCAGGTGATCGGCGGCAGCGCGTTCATCAGCAACAGCTTCGAGTACCGCTTCCCGATCTCGGAGGAGATCGGTTTGCTCGGGATCGGCTTCCTGGATGGCGGCAACGCGTTCCGGGAGGGCGAGCTGCTGTTCGACGCCACGGAGTGGCGCTACGGTTACGGCGGCGGGGTGTTGTGGTTCTCCCCCTTCGGCCCGCTGCAGCTCGTGCTCGGCTTCCCGATCGATCCGCGCTCCGACGAGTCGAGCCCGATCTTCGAGTTCTCGGTCGGCGGCCTGGGGATCTGA
- the prfB gene encoding peptide chain release factor 2 (programmed frameshift), whose amino-acid sequence MSGDNDARFDVGELADRIRDLRGRFDEFRGRLDVAGLRRQLEELEGEMARPDLWDDPEAAQSVGRKKNALEAELQLHDRLESGLDDAEASLELAEEEKDASLLAEGIAQCDELEGVLEQAEVQQLLGGEYDGSDALLSINSGAGGTDACDWAEMLLRMYLRWAERHEYKTEILDIQEAEEAGIRGVTLRIEGEFAYGYLNTEQGVHRLVRISPFDSNARRHTAFASVTAVPEIDDAVEVEIDESDLRVDTYRASGAGGQHVNKTDSAVRLTHLPTGIVAQCQNERSQHKNRATAMKIMRAKLFELERQQQQAKVEELTGEKREIGFGSQIRSYTLHPQQRAKDHRTDLEIGNVEGVLDGDLDAFIRATLLSQSGQVAARAGGAQGGQVAPAGGKD is encoded by the exons ATGAGTGGGGATAACGACGCACGTTTCGATGTCGGGGAGCTCGCCGACCGGATCCGCGATCTGCGGGGCCGATTCGACGAGTTCCGGGGGCGTCTT GACGTAGCGGGTCTGCGCCGCCAGCTCGAGGAGCTGGAAGGGGAGATGGCGCGCCCTGATCTCTGGGACGACCCCGAAGCCGCTCAGTCCGTCGGCCGGAAGAAGAACGCCCTCGAGGCGGAGCTCCAGCTCCACGACCGGCTCGAATCCGGCCTCGACGACGCCGAGGCGAGCCTCGAGCTCGCGGAAGAAGAGAAGGACGCTTCGCTCCTCGCCGAGGGCATCGCCCAGTGCGACGAGCTCGAGGGCGTGCTCGAGCAGGCCGAGGTCCAGCAGCTCCTCGGCGGCGAGTACGACGGGAGCGATGCGCTGCTCTCGATCAACTCCGGGGCGGGCGGCACGGACGCCTGCGACTGGGCGGAAATGCTGCTCCGGATGTACCTGCGTTGGGCCGAGCGCCACGAGTACAAGACCGAGATCCTCGACATCCAGGAAGCCGAGGAAGCGGGCATCCGGGGCGTGACCCTGCGGATCGAAGGCGAGTTCGCCTACGGCTACCTGAACACCGAGCAGGGGGTCCACCGTCTCGTCCGGATCTCGCCCTTCGACTCGAACGCTCGGCGCCACACGGCCTTCGCCAGCGTGACGGCGGTGCCGGAGATCGACGACGCGGTTGAGGTCGAGATCGATGAGAGCGATTTGCGTGTCGACACCTATCGGGCCAGTGGCGCCGGAGGGCAGCACGTCAACAAGACCGACTCCGCCGTCCGGCTCACGCACCTCCCGACCGGGATTGTGGCCCAGTGCCAGAACGAACGGTCCCAGCACAAGAACCGCGCGACGGCGATGAAGATCATGCGCGCCAAGCTCTTCGAGCTCGAGCGCCAGCAGCAGCAGGCGAAGGTCGAGGAGCTGACCGGCGAGAAGCGGGAGATCGGCTTCGGCAGCCAGATCCGCTCGTACACGCTCCACCCGCAGCAGCGCGCCAAGGATCACCGCACGGATCTCGAGATCGGCAACGTCGAGGGTGTGCTCGACGGGGATCTCGATGCGTTCATCCGGGCGACCCTGCTTTCTCAGAGCGGCCAGGTGGCCGCACGCGCCGGCGGCGCCCAGGGCGGGCAGGTCGCTCCGGCTGGCGGGAAGGACTGA
- a CDS encoding ABC transporter permease — protein MEGLIGSLAASFDAAGGSLAVAFIVTLALGILVMTLVYLGSALLVLDRFARVAEGVLAPVLAAVFVSLGVALLSTVEAFPTDAVYTQAEWRSVFVGNLVRGGASCVFFVALARALLHFLSQGTTSRLATGLAALGVGLALGSPGEMMPPAAAFGVALVVAALALVVRRVRGGEGRSNLEILLAVAAAGLLPGVFVAWFPDGSLLAPAAQGSAILLGLLFGTTVLGLVPLAIAGFVSMRRSVEWFIAIRYLVAKRRQVFISAITAICVGGIAAGVWLIIVVLSVMNGFEQTWREEILGNRAHFTVHSSFGPFLDHEEVLAKVVATPGVEAASPYLDAEGMVRGSQGQIASVRLRGVDPSTVGDVTDLENDLRPLWDEGREALGLDGEDRDSLVARFASLGEDPKAPGIIVGGHLAMSMGLAIGDTMLLISPFGGPPTPLGPGPRLKRFTVVGVFESSFYQYDEAFTYTTLEAARDFRKTGEVVDGIEARTTDHYRSQIVGDQVVSALDGYPWYSRDWKAVFPAFFQALKTERVMMFLLLTMIMVVAAFVIVATLVMMIMEKSSDIAILKAMGAEDALIERIFALEGTLIGLAGTAIGVAAGIAVTGQLSWIQDIIERVTGIDTLPASVYQFSELPSRVDPVQVAGVAAIAMILSLGATLLPSRQGARIDPAAGLRHE, from the coding sequence GTGGAGGGACTGATCGGGAGCCTCGCCGCGAGCTTCGACGCGGCCGGTGGAAGCCTCGCCGTCGCGTTCATCGTCACCCTCGCGCTGGGCATCCTCGTGATGACCCTGGTCTATCTCGGCTCCGCGCTGCTCGTGCTCGACCGCTTTGCGCGGGTCGCCGAGGGCGTGCTGGCGCCGGTCCTGGCCGCGGTCTTCGTGAGCCTCGGGGTCGCGCTGCTCTCGACCGTCGAGGCGTTCCCGACGGACGCGGTCTACACGCAGGCGGAGTGGCGCTCGGTCTTCGTGGGGAACCTCGTCCGGGGGGGCGCGTCGTGCGTGTTCTTCGTGGCCCTCGCGAGAGCGCTGCTCCACTTCCTCTCGCAGGGGACGACGAGTCGTCTCGCGACCGGGCTCGCTGCGCTCGGCGTCGGACTCGCACTGGGCTCGCCGGGGGAGATGATGCCGCCGGCGGCCGCATTCGGTGTGGCGCTCGTCGTCGCGGCCCTCGCTCTCGTCGTGCGACGGGTGCGCGGCGGGGAGGGGCGCTCGAACCTGGAGATCCTGCTCGCCGTCGCCGCGGCGGGGCTCCTGCCCGGCGTCTTCGTCGCCTGGTTCCCCGACGGCTCCCTGCTCGCGCCGGCGGCCCAGGGTTCGGCGATCCTCCTGGGGCTGCTCTTCGGGACGACCGTTCTCGGGCTCGTGCCCCTCGCGATCGCGGGCTTCGTCTCGATGCGCCGGAGCGTCGAGTGGTTCATCGCGATTCGCTATCTGGTTGCGAAGCGAAGGCAGGTCTTCATCTCGGCGATCACGGCGATCTGCGTCGGTGGGATCGCCGCCGGCGTCTGGCTGATCATCGTCGTGCTCTCCGTGATGAACGGCTTCGAGCAGACCTGGCGCGAGGAGATCCTCGGCAACCGCGCCCACTTCACCGTCCACAGCAGCTTCGGCCCCTTCCTCGATCACGAAGAAGTGCTGGCCAAGGTGGTCGCGACCCCCGGCGTCGAAGCGGCGAGTCCCTATCTCGATGCGGAGGGCATGGTCCGCGGCAGCCAGGGGCAGATCGCGAGCGTCCGCCTGCGCGGGGTCGATCCCTCGACGGTCGGCGACGTGACCGATCTCGAGAACGACCTGCGGCCACTCTGGGACGAGGGGCGAGAGGCCCTGGGCCTCGACGGCGAGGACCGGGACAGTCTCGTGGCCCGCTTCGCGTCCCTCGGCGAGGATCCGAAGGCACCGGGCATCATCGTCGGAGGCCATCTCGCCATGTCGATGGGCCTCGCGATCGGCGACACGATGCTCCTGATCTCGCCCTTCGGCGGCCCCCCGACGCCCCTCGGCCCGGGACCGCGCCTCAAGCGCTTTACCGTCGTCGGCGTGTTCGAGTCCAGCTTCTACCAGTACGACGAGGCGTTCACGTACACGACCCTCGAGGCCGCCCGGGACTTCCGCAAGACCGGAGAGGTCGTCGACGGGATCGAGGCGCGGACGACCGACCACTACCGCTCGCAGATCGTCGGCGACCAGGTGGTCTCGGCGCTCGACGGCTATCCCTGGTATTCACGGGACTGGAAGGCGGTCTTCCCGGCCTTCTTCCAGGCGCTCAAGACCGAGCGCGTGATGATGTTCCTGCTGCTCACGATGATCATGGTCGTGGCGGCCTTCGTGATCGTCGCGACCCTGGTGATGATGATCATGGAGAAGTCGAGCGACATCGCGATCCTGAAGGCGATGGGGGCCGAGGACGCGCTGATCGAGCGGATCTTCGCCCTCGAAGGGACGTTGATCGGATTGGCGGGCACGGCGATCGGCGTCGCGGCGGGGATCGCCGTGACGGGCCAACTCTCCTGGATCCAGGACATCATCGAGCGGGTCACGGGGATCGATACGCTGCCCGCGAGCGTCTATCAGTTCAGCGAGCTGCCTTCTCGGGTCGACCCGGTCCAGGTGGCGGGCGTGGCTGCGATCGCGATGATCCTCTCGCTCGGGGCGACGCTGCTCCCGAGTCGGCAGGGCGCGCGGATCGATCCCGCGGCGGGGCTTCGACATGAGTGA